From the genome of Streptomyces sp. NBC_01317, one region includes:
- a CDS encoding alpha/beta fold hydrolase, translating to MTTSATDPLAAGSHAVEIDGVVQRYHVHGTGPVCVAHSGGPGIDWEYLRMPALERHLTMVYPEPVGSGASGRLPSHPHGYTRPLYSRFLGELIEHLGVPEVHLLGHSHGGFVVQYHALRHPGRVAGVILYESAPLTGPEHGAEAMRLVELFAARNAGRPGLPEVLAAFRAIPTISDDARMTSVVKGLLPAYFADYWGREEEFAPFRASVRASHVSGLDEHLVPDLIDDRAALGSLTVPALVVVGRHDVICGVRWAEELHRLIPGSDLLILEDSGHFGHLEEPAAFARAVTRFVTDTARSAA from the coding sequence ATGACCACCTCTGCGACCGATCCTCTGGCCGCCGGATCGCACGCTGTCGAGATCGACGGTGTCGTACAGCGCTATCACGTCCACGGCACGGGCCCCGTGTGCGTCGCGCACTCCGGCGGGCCGGGTATCGACTGGGAATACCTGCGCATGCCCGCGCTGGAGCGCCACCTGACGATGGTGTATCCGGAGCCGGTCGGCAGCGGCGCCTCCGGACGTCTGCCGTCCCACCCCCACGGCTACACCCGGCCCCTCTACAGCCGGTTCCTCGGGGAGCTGATCGAACACCTCGGCGTCCCCGAGGTGCACCTGCTGGGGCATTCGCACGGCGGCTTCGTCGTCCAGTACCACGCCCTGCGTCACCCCGGGCGCGTCGCCGGGGTGATCCTCTACGAGAGCGCGCCGCTGACCGGTCCCGAGCACGGCGCGGAGGCCATGCGTCTGGTCGAGCTGTTCGCGGCGCGGAACGCCGGCCGACCCGGACTCCCCGAGGTCCTCGCCGCGTTCCGGGCCATCCCCACCATCTCCGACGACGCGCGGATGACCTCCGTCGTCAAGGGGCTGCTCCCCGCGTACTTCGCCGACTACTGGGGCCGGGAGGAGGAGTTCGCGCCCTTCCGCGCCTCCGTACGGGCGTCCCACGTCTCCGGGCTGGACGAGCATCTCGTACCGGACCTCATCGACGACCGCGCGGCCCTCGGCTCGCTCACCGTGCCGGCCCTCGTGGTCGTCGGCCGCCACGACGTCATCTGCGGGGTGCGGTGGGCCGAGGAACTGCACCGGCTGATTCCCGGATCGGACCTGCTGATCCTGGAGGACAGCGGGCACTTCGGCCACCTGGAGGAGCCGGCGGCCTTCGCGCGGGCGGTGACGCGTTTTGTGACGGATACGGCGCGAAGCGCGGCATGA
- a CDS encoding CsbD family protein has translation MKDNEKTEAKVEQAKGKVKKVAGRTVGNERMTAEGRAEESKGDVRQAKEKVKDAFKH, from the coding sequence ATGAAGGACAACGAGAAGACCGAGGCGAAGGTCGAGCAGGCCAAGGGCAAGGTCAAGAAGGTCGCCGGCCGTACGGTCGGGAACGAGCGGATGACCGCCGAAGGCCGCGCCGAGGAGTCGAAGGGCGACGTGCGGCAGGCGAAGGAGAAGGTGAAGGACGCCTTCAAGCACTGA
- the thpR gene encoding RNA 2',3'-cyclic phosphodiesterase: MNEPTRPATIRVFIALAPPDPAKEELGQKLRPAYDTHPHMRWNRIEDWHITLAFLGELPAETVPLLLGPLADVAAHHQPPRLALRGSGNFDDRVLWSGLDGDLDELHALAADVRTVVKDCGVVFEDRPLRPHLTLARARRGDQSSVGEIAETFAGFTGRRWSAERLHLVGSNTGRSRGPIHYRDIEAWPLGNADSSGSRNWM, from the coding sequence GTGAACGAACCGACTCGGCCTGCGACCATTCGTGTATTCATCGCCCTCGCGCCGCCGGACCCCGCGAAAGAGGAACTGGGCCAGAAGCTGCGCCCCGCGTACGACACGCACCCTCACATGCGGTGGAACCGCATCGAGGACTGGCACATCACCCTGGCCTTCCTTGGGGAACTACCGGCTGAGACGGTCCCGCTTCTGCTCGGGCCTCTCGCCGACGTCGCAGCACACCACCAGCCACCCCGCCTGGCACTGCGCGGCAGCGGAAACTTCGACGACCGGGTGCTGTGGAGCGGACTCGACGGCGACCTCGATGAACTGCACGCGCTCGCCGCCGACGTGCGTACCGTCGTCAAGGACTGCGGTGTCGTCTTCGAGGACCGGCCGCTGCGACCCCATCTGACGTTGGCTCGTGCGCGTCGGGGGGATCAATCCTCGGTCGGGGAGATCGCCGAAACGTTCGCCGGATTCACCGGCCGCCGGTGGTCGGCCGAACGGCTGCACCTGGTCGGCAGCAACACCGGCCGCAGCCGCGGGCCGATCCACTACCGCGACATCGAGGCGTGGCCCCTCGGTAACGCGGACTCCAGCGGATCTCGGAACTGGATGTGA
- a CDS encoding TetR/AcrR family transcriptional regulator, with protein MHSDAAPDETPGRPPDTGLRADAERNRDRILAAARRLFATEGLSVSMASVAREAGVGKATLSRRFATRDELVNAVFADRMDAYASAVTEALADPEPWRGFTGYVTAVCAMQAADRGFADVLTMTFPAAKALEKRRAESYNAFLELVARAKGTGHLRDDFTSQDLVILLMANAGVVNATGEAAPDTWRRLTAHMLRSYAAPGAPLPALPDAPARAALYRAMVRLTRPGPT; from the coding sequence ATGCACAGCGACGCAGCCCCCGACGAGACCCCCGGCCGCCCGCCCGACACCGGGCTGCGCGCCGACGCCGAACGCAATCGCGACCGCATCCTGGCCGCCGCCCGCCGCCTCTTCGCCACCGAAGGGCTCAGCGTGTCCATGGCCTCCGTCGCGCGCGAAGCCGGAGTCGGCAAAGCCACGCTCTCCCGCCGCTTCGCCACCCGCGACGAGCTCGTCAACGCCGTCTTCGCCGACCGCATGGACGCCTATGCCTCGGCCGTCACCGAAGCCCTCGCCGACCCCGAGCCCTGGCGCGGCTTCACCGGCTACGTCACCGCCGTCTGTGCCATGCAGGCCGCAGACCGCGGCTTCGCCGACGTCCTGACCATGACCTTCCCCGCCGCCAAGGCCCTGGAGAAGCGCCGCGCCGAGTCGTACAACGCCTTCCTCGAACTCGTCGCCCGCGCCAAGGGCACCGGTCACCTCCGCGACGACTTCACCAGCCAGGACCTCGTCATCCTGCTCATGGCCAACGCGGGGGTCGTCAACGCCACCGGTGAGGCGGCCCCCGACACCTGGCGCCGCCTCACCGCCCACATGCTCCGTTCCTACGCCGCCCCCGGCGCCCCTCTCCCCGCTCTGCCTGACGCGCCCGCGCGCGCCGCCCTGTACCGGGCCATGGTTCGCCTCACCCGGCCCGGCCCGACCTGA
- a CDS encoding NADP-dependent oxidoreductase, with amino-acid sequence MRALVLNEVPSSPAVAEVDSPRPEAGELLVKVAVSSVNGFDAATAAGYLRGMMEHRFPLVVGKDFAGTVEALGEGVEGFSVGDAVFGVIMKPFLGTGSLAEYVTVSAGYGVTHVPAGLDIKDAGALGLAGIAAFDSLSALDLAKDETVLVSGATGGVGALAVQLAAALGARVIATARPGAEADFVSGLTDAEVAVVDFTGDLAAQVRALAPEGVDAIVHLAGDGVRLAGLLRPGGRIASTVGLTQEAVTGQDVIVHGVMADASAQTLTALAEKAASGALRVPVTAVFPLEEAADAFAAFGAGALGKITVTCS; translated from the coding sequence ATGCGTGCTCTCGTACTGAACGAGGTGCCTTCGAGCCCGGCGGTGGCCGAGGTCGACTCCCCCCGCCCGGAGGCCGGTGAGCTGCTGGTGAAGGTGGCCGTGTCGTCGGTGAACGGTTTCGACGCCGCGACGGCGGCCGGGTATCTGCGGGGGATGATGGAGCACCGGTTCCCGCTGGTGGTCGGCAAGGACTTCGCGGGCACCGTCGAGGCGCTCGGGGAGGGCGTGGAGGGCTTCTCGGTCGGCGACGCGGTCTTCGGCGTGATCATGAAGCCGTTCCTGGGCACCGGGTCGCTGGCCGAGTACGTGACCGTGTCCGCCGGCTACGGCGTCACCCACGTCCCGGCGGGTCTGGACATCAAGGACGCGGGCGCGCTGGGGCTGGCCGGGATCGCGGCCTTCGACAGCCTGTCCGCCCTGGACCTCGCCAAGGACGAGACCGTGCTGGTCTCCGGTGCCACCGGCGGGGTCGGCGCGCTCGCCGTGCAGCTCGCCGCCGCCCTGGGCGCCCGCGTGATCGCCACCGCGCGCCCCGGCGCCGAGGCCGACTTCGTGTCGGGCCTGACCGATGCCGAGGTCGCCGTCGTGGACTTCACCGGCGACCTCGCCGCCCAGGTCCGCGCGCTCGCCCCCGAAGGCGTCGACGCGATCGTGCACCTGGCCGGGGACGGGGTCCGGCTCGCGGGGCTGCTCAGGCCGGGCGGCCGGATAGCGTCCACGGTGGGCCTGACCCAGGAGGCCGTCACCGGACAGGATGTGATCGTCCACGGTGTCATGGCCGACGCGAGCGCCCAGACCTTGACCGCGCTGGCCGAGAAGGCCGCCTCCGGTGCGCTGCGCGTGCCGGTCACCGCCGTCTTCCCGTTGGAAGAGGCCGCGGACGCGTTCGCCGCGTTCGGCGCGGGGGCGCTCGGCAAGATCACCGTCACCTGCTCCTGA
- a CDS encoding RNA polymerase sigma factor, with the protein MDRYAGEVALLEDAALTRAAQAGEVAALGLLLERHRAGMRAVALSILGPGPDVDDVLQDAAVTALRRVGDVRDPAAVGAWLRMIVRNASRSLVRGAVPYRPIDDLPLPATDPGPEQWLERHALRDWTWEAMEELSPALRLPLVLRHFSTGVTSYERIAEACGVPVGTVRSRLSQGRAKLATALAATADAPHGDTARRLRTSRAEARETLAAAESGHFGALLTERWSPEIALLRGNEPVGGRNVLTRGMECDLEAGVRQRLVHTVAGRSLAVWEMDLLSPVDDPDHCPPSVAWVMTLDGAGRPYRLRLLHPRPVAALQALTPV; encoded by the coding sequence ATGGACCGGTACGCGGGAGAAGTCGCCCTGCTTGAGGACGCGGCGCTCACACGGGCCGCGCAGGCGGGGGAGGTCGCCGCCCTGGGACTGCTGCTGGAACGGCACCGGGCAGGGATGCGCGCGGTCGCGCTGAGCATTCTGGGGCCGGGGCCCGACGTCGACGATGTGCTCCAGGACGCGGCCGTGACCGCGCTGCGGCGCGTGGGCGATGTGCGCGACCCGGCGGCCGTGGGCGCCTGGCTGCGGATGATCGTACGGAACGCCAGCCGTTCCCTGGTGCGCGGAGCCGTACCGTACCGGCCCATCGACGATCTGCCCCTGCCCGCCACGGACCCCGGACCGGAGCAGTGGCTGGAGCGGCACGCCCTGCGGGACTGGACCTGGGAGGCGATGGAGGAGCTGTCCCCGGCCTTGCGCCTGCCCCTGGTGCTCCGCCATTTCAGCACCGGCGTCACCTCCTACGAGCGGATCGCCGAGGCCTGCGGAGTCCCGGTCGGCACGGTCCGCAGCCGGCTCAGCCAGGGACGGGCCAAGCTCGCGACGGCCCTCGCCGCCACGGCGGACGCCCCGCACGGCGACACCGCGCGGCGGCTCCGCACCAGCCGTGCCGAGGCACGCGAGACACTCGCCGCTGCCGAGAGCGGACACTTCGGCGCGCTGCTGACGGAGCGCTGGTCGCCCGAGATCGCCCTGCTGCGGGGGAACGAGCCGGTGGGCGGCAGGAACGTCCTGACCCGGGGCATGGAGTGTGACCTGGAGGCCGGTGTGCGCCAGCGCCTGGTGCACACCGTGGCGGGCCGGTCCCTGGCCGTCTGGGAGATGGATCTCCTCAGCCCGGTCGACGACCCCGACCACTGCCCGCCCTCCGTGGCATGGGTGATGACCCTGGACGGCGCCGGCCGTCCGTACCGGCTGCGTCTGCTGCACCCCAGGCCCGTGGCGGCTCTCCAGGCGCTCACCCCCGTGTGA